CTGGAGCAACTGGTCCGCCACCGGTACCTGGACGACAGCGGGCGGTGATTACAGCCCCACGCCGCTGGCTTCCTCGACGCTCAACGACGCGAACAGCAACGGCAAGCTGGAGTGGGGGGAAACCGCCGTCTTTTCATCGACCCCGGCCTTCGTTGCCGCGGCACAGTCCGCATTCGATGCCGGCCTGCCGCTCGAGTTCATCCTCATCGCCCCCACGGCTGAGGCGGGTACTTCCAGTCAGAATTTCTTCCGGTTCGTCTCGGACAACCACACGACCACGAACCTCCGGCCGCTGCTGGTGATCGACTACACCATTCCGGAGCCATCCACGGCGGTTTTCGCATTGCTTTCGGCGGGCCTGCTCGTCCGCCGTGGACGCCGCCGTTGATCATCCCTCGTTTCCTGAACGGACGATCAGCAGCATCGCCTCCAGTTCCGTGACGATGCGGGCGAGCTGCGGGAAAATCCACGGCTCGCGGTGGCGGGCGGGGTCCGTGTGGAGCGGGTTGATTTCCGGAAGCCGGAATTTTCCGAGCCGTTCCAACCGTGCTTCGACGGATGAGGGGAGGACTCCGGTTTCCTCCCATTTGATGAGATCTTGGTACCCTCCGGTGCAGAGTTCCCTGAACTCGTCCAGAGCCTCCGGGTGGAGCGTTTTCTGGTTGTCCAGATGCAGCACGATCACGGAGAGCGCCTGGGTGATGCGCTGGTTGCCGTTGGCGAGCGCCGCCGCCTGCTGGAGGCCTGCCTGCTGGTTCTTCGGGTCCGCGATCATCCGCTTGAGCGAGGAAAAGGCGTCCGTGTTGGCTGACTCCGCGGCTTGGATGGCTTCCACCAGCGGTTCGTCATGCGGGCCGCCGTCCCGCAGGCGTTCCACGGTGAGCTGCAGGTAGGAAAGGTTCGAGCGCAGCGCCTTTTCCATGATGCGGGGGAAACGGCTGCGTTCCCACGCGGGCCAGAAGATCAACGCGGCCACCAGCGCGAGGATGCCCCCGGCCAGCGTGCTGCCCATCCGCTCCAGGGTGAATGCCAGCGTGACCGGTTGATGGGACTCCATCAGCAGCACGACCATGAGCGTGATGAAAATGACCGCGATGCCGTAGCGCCGCTTCTGGAAAAACCCGAACAGGGCGATGGTGATGGCGATGGCAGCCAGTACGACCGGCTTCGGCGGATGCAGCCAGAGGATGCTGCTGGCGATGAGTCCGCCGGCCAGGGTGCCGGACATCCGCTGGAACGCCTTTTCCCTCGTCGAGCCGAAGTCCGGCTGGAGTACGACGAGCATGGTGAATGGAACCCAGTAGCCGTGCGGGAAGCCGCTGAACTTGAAGAAGACCACGCCGATGAGGGCGAGCATGACCGCGCGGAACGTGTGCCGGACCAGCGCGGGATCCGGCTTTCCGGCGAAGTTGAGGCTGGCGGCGAGCGGCCGGAGCGCGAGGGTGCGGAGATCCTGAAGCTCCATCGGGAACGCGGCGCGGGAATCCGTGCGGTCCATCGTTTTCCCCAACGCGTCCCGGACGATGGGCAGTTGCTCCTCGATCTTGAGGACCAGGTGGGCGAGCTGGCGGGAGGAGGCGGGATCGTCGATGTGTGAGAGAAGCCGCGCACGGCTGGCGGCCAGCAGTTGTCCCACCCGCTTCATCCGCACCTCGAAGAGATTCCACTGTGAAGCCTGCCGGGACACCACGGCGAGGGCGACGGACCGGACGAGGTTCGTCAGCGAGTCCAGGGCGGGACTCATGCTTTGCGAGAGGGATTCCGTGCGTCCGTCATCCGGGAGGGAGCGGAACGCGGCCTTGAACGCGATGATCCGGAACCCGAGGCGCACGGCGGCGATGTTGAGCAGCTCCAGTTGCCGCAGCATGCCGCCGGAGGTGTGCTTCGCCGCGTGGAGCGTCGCCTGGGTGCGGTTGAGCGTGGCACGCAGCTCCACCTCGCGCTGGGTGATCATTTCACCCCCGGCACCGCGCTCCGGTGACATGGCCTCCAGCAGATCGGCGAGGGCCATCCAGCTCTCGGCCACCGTCCGGCGGAGCGGGTGCTGGGGATGGATCGGCCAGAGGATGACCTGCAGCAGGGTGCCGAAGAGGGCACCGGCGAGGGTGGCGGTGACGGGATTCAGCGTGGCATCCCCGGGGTCCGTCAGCGGAGGGGCCAGGGAGATGAAGAACAGCAGGCTGCTGGAAACCGCCAGTCCCGGCCCATAGTCCGTGCTGAGGTGCCGCCAGTATCCGCCCAGCGCGACGATCACCGCGGTCCCGAGCATTGCGATCACAAGGCTGGATACCCCGGGAACCGCGAGCGAAACCGCCAGCGTCAGGATCACGGAAATGGCGAGCAGCAGCCCCAGGCGGAGCGAGTAACCGCCGCGCACATCCACCAGCGCGATCGTGTTCGCCGCGATGCAGGCGTGCACCGGGTCCATGTGGATCCATCCCGCGGAAGTGGCGATGAGCGGGATCATGAAGGCCACGGTCGCGCGGATCGCCCGGTTCAGATCCGGTGACATCGACTCCCTTTCGAGGAAGCCAGCCAGCGATTGCCTCAGATCTTGGATGCGCATTTTCTTTCCCTTCCCAGCCTGAACCACAATCCGTTGGGCGCAAGGGGGGAATCCACGTGATCCTTCCGCAGCAAGTCGGAGCTTGACCCTGCCGCTCCCACGGTGCCTGCTGCGCGCCTTCCTTCCATGAGCGGCCACCCATGCATTTCCGGCGCTCCACACCTGTCCGGCGGCGGACAGGTCGGTCCCCCGTGACCGGATCATGATGATTCCCACTCCGGGCCGGGTTGGTCCGGTCCCTTGTTTCCGCGGACATGCGTCCGCAACTCTCCCATTTTCGAAGAATCATGTTTTCCAATTTGTTCCAAAAGAAGCGCGGCACGTGGAAGGACGACGCGCTGGCCGGCCTGACCACCGCGTTCGCACTCGTTCCCGGCTCCATCGCCTTCGCCTTCGTGGCCGGTGTGCCACCCATCTCCGGCCTCTACGCCGCCTTCCTCATCTGCCTCATCACGGCGGCCACCGGTGGCAGGCCGGGTATGATCTCCTCCGCGGCAGGATCGCTCGCCGTGGTCATGGTCGCGCTGGTGGCGGAGGGCAACCGCCGCGGCGGGGATGGCGCGGGATTCGAGTATCTCCTGCTGGCCGTCGTGCTGATGGGCGTGATCCAGGTCATCATCGGCGCGCTGAAATTGGGCCGCCTGATCCGGCTGGTGCCGCATCCGGTGATGATGGGTTTCGTCAACGGCCTCGCCATTGTCGTGTTCCTGTCCCAGCTCAAGATGTTCCGTGAGCGCGACGGCGCGGTGGTGGGGGATTGGCTGCAAGGCATGCCCCTGCTGGTCATGGGCGGGCTGGTCGTCCTGACCATGGCCATCGTCTATGTGCTGCCCAGGTTCACGAAGAAAGTGCCGTCGTCGCTGGTGGCCATCATCGTCGTCAGTCTGGTCGCCGCGTTCGGCATTTCCACCCAGACCGTCGGTGACCTTTCCAGCGTGAAAGGTGCTTTTCCCACGCCGCACCTGCCGAAGGTGCCGTGGACATGGGACACCTTCGCCTTCGTCCTGCCCTATGCCTTCATCCTCGCACTGGTGGGCCTCATCGAGACGCTGATGACGCTGCAGCTCATCGACGAGATCACGGAGACACGCGGCAAGGGCAACCGCGAGGCGCTGGCGCTCGGCGGCGCGAACATCGTTACCGGCTTTTTCAAAGGCATGGGGGGTTGCGCGCTGGTGGGGGAAAGCCTGATCAACATCGGCTCCGGCGGCCGGGGGAGGATGTCCGGCGTGTTCGCGGCGCTGGCGTTGCTCATCTTCATCCTGTTCGCGTCACCGCTCATCGACCGCATCCCCATCGCGGCGCTCACCGGCGTGATGTTCGTGGTGGTGATCGCGACGTTCGAGTGGTCCACGTTCAGGACCATCGGCAAGGTCCCGCTCAGTGATGTGCTGGTGATCGTGGCGGTCACCGCCATCACCGTGTGGCAGGATCTGGCGGTCGCCGTCATCAGCGGCGTGATCCTTTCCGCGCTGGTCTTCGCGTGGAAGAGCGCCAAGCACGTTCACCTCTCCGTGATGGCTGATTCGGAAGGGGAGAGGATCTACCGGATGGAGGGTCTGCTGTATTTCGGCTCGGTGCGGGACTTCGCGGAAAAGTTCAAGCCGTCGTTCGATCCGCAGCGGGTGGTGCTGGATTTCCATGACGCCCGGGTTTGCGACATGTCCGCGCTGGAGGCCATCCGTTCCCTCGCATCACGTTACCAAACGCTCGGGAAGACGCTGGAGGTCCGGCACCTTTCGCCCGACTGCCGGCGGATGCTGGACGGAGCGGGCGGGTTGATGACCATCGCGGTGGCGGAGGATGATCCGGAATACCTGGTGGCCCGGATCAACGGGAAGGTGTGAGCGTTTTCCCGGTGCGGGGAGATTCCCGCGCTCTCCCGCGCATCATGGCGGTGGCTTGTTCGTCTCCATCAGGCGGTGGATGTCTTGCTGTGGAAGCGCGGCATCGAGGAGATATGGAGCCTGCGCGAGCGCCTGGAACAGGCATCAGGGGAGGAAAGCGGCCTTGCGGAAGAATGGAACAAAACAACCACCCACAACCAAGACGCGATGGTGTCCGAATTGTGAGGCAACGGGGGGGCGAAGCGTGGTGGCCCGCCAAGATGGAAGATTGCCATCCGCCGCCGGTCCGGTAGGAATATCCGGATGCGTGCGATGCTGATGATCCTGGCGGCTTCGGGCACCCTGGCTTTTGGCCAGAAGGTGGAGGAGATTTATGGCAACTACTGCTCCGGATGCCACGGGGCGAAATTCGAGGGCGGGCAGGGCGGCTCGCTGGTGGACGGGATCTGGAAACACGGCGGCACGGACGCGGAGATTTTCAAATCCATCGCGAAGGGGAACCCGCCGCTGGGCATGACGCCATGGGAAGGCACGCTCACCAACGAGCAGATCCGCTCCATGGTCGTCTATCTCCGGGAACAGGAACGGAAGGCGGCGGTGCAGGGCATGGAGTTCCCCAAGCCCTCACCGGACACCGTGACGAAGACGGAGCTGCAGGACTACAAGATCGAGACGGTGGTCGCCAGCGGCCTCGAGATTCCCTGGGCCATCGCCTTCCTGCCGGATGGCCGGAAGCTCGTCACCGAGCGGCCCGGACGGCTCCGCATCCTGGACAAGGACGGGAAGCTGCAGCCGGAACCGGTGAAAAACACGCCGGAGGTCATTCATCACGGTCAGGGCGGATTGATGGAGGTCGCCCTGCACCCGGACTACGAAAAGAACGGCTGGGTCTATCTCGGCTTCGCGGACGGCACGGTGGAGAAGGTCGAGGGCAAGAAGGACCAGGCGAAGGTGATCACCTCCGTGGTGCGCGGGCGCATCAAGGACGGCACGTGGACGGACCAGGAGTGGATCTACCGCGCGGACCCGAAGTTCCGCAGCGGATCGGGCGTCCACTTCGGCACCCGCTTCATCTTTGACAAGGGCTACATCTACTTCGTCGTCGGTGAACGCGGCGGCATGATGGAGGCGCAGGACGTCACCCGTCCCAACGGAAAGATCTTCCGTCTGCATGACGACGGCCGCGTGCCGGAGGACAACCCGTTCGTGAAGACGAAGGACGCCATCCCCGGCATCTGGAGCTACGGCCACCGCAACCCCCAGGGCCTGGCGATGGATCCGCGTGACGGCGCGCTCTACAACACCGAGCACGGCCCGCGCGGCGGTGACGAGCTGAACCTCGTCCAGCCCGGCAAGAACTATGGCTGGCCCGTCATCACCTACGGCATGAACTATAACGGCACCCCCATCACCGGCATCACGGAGAAGGAAGGGATGGAGCAGCCGGTCATTTACTGGGTGCCGTCCATCGCCGCCAGCGGTCTGGATTTCTACACCGGAGACAAGTTTCCGAAATGGAAGAACGACCTCTTCGCCGGTGGTCTCGCCGCTCAGGAAGTGCGCCGCCTGAGGCTGGAGAACAAGAAAGTCGTCTCCCAGGAGATCGTCCTCAAAGGCATCGGCCGCGTGCGGGATGTCGCGGAAGGACCGGACGGCTTCATCTACGTGCTGCTCAACGGGCCTGACAGCATCGTCCGCATGGTTCCCGCGAACTGATTCCATTTCCATGAAACGTCTCTTCCTTCTGTTACTTGCCGCCGCGCTGCCGTTGTCCGCCCAGGACAAGCCGAAGTGGGTTCTCGTGAAGCCCGCGCTTCCCGAGGGCATCACCCTGCATGAGAATGTCGAGTGTTCCCACCCGGGTGACTTCTCCGTGCTGGTCAATGTCTATGTCCCGAAGAAGGCAGGGACCTACCCGGCCATCCTGCTCATCCACGGCGGTGGCTGGCAGAAGCGCCAGATCGAGCCTGACAAGCCGCTGGCCGAGAGGCTGGCGGAGCGTGGCTACGTCGTGACCCAGGTGGCCTACCGCCTTTCCACCGATGCGAAGTATCCCGCCGCCATCCATGACTGCAAGGCGGCCCTCCGTTTCATGCGGGCGAACGCGGCGAAGTACCGCCTCGATCCGGACCGCATCGGCGTGATGGGTGGGTCCGCCGGCGGTCACCTCAGTGCGCTGATGGGCATGACGGGGGACGTCAAGGAACTGGAAGGCAGCGGTGGAAATCCGGACCAGCCGACCAAGCTCAAGGCCTGCGTGGTGATGGCTGCGACCATGGACCTGCTGGAGGCCAACAAGGACAAGAACAGCGAAGGGCACGTGCTGTTCTTCGGCCCCATCTCGGAGAACCGTCCGCTCTACGCCCAGGCCTCGCCCATCGAGCATGTTTCCAAGGACAGCCCGCCGACGTTTTTCATCGAGGGGGAGAAGGACAGCCTGAAGATCGGCCGGGCGGCGATGCAGGAGAAGCTCCGGGCCGCAGGTGTCGCCACGGACCTCATCACGCTGAAAAATGCGCCGCACCCTTTCTGGATGAGCCAGCCTTGGCTGGATGAGACGGCGAAGGTGGCGGCGGATTGGTTCGACAAACACCTTTGAAGAGCACCCGCCATGGCGGCATTCGGTTTCAGACTCCGGCTGGGAAACGAGGATGTGGAGATCCGCGGGAATCTTCCGGAAGCAGGAGCACCCGCAGGCGGAACTGGGCTTCTTCCTCTCCCAGCCCGGGCGGGACTGATGGATGGCCATCATGTGGCTGGGCCATCTTGACCCTCGTTGCTTTCGCCCCCGCTGCGATTCACTTTCCCCTTCCTTCTATCAAC
The nucleotide sequence above comes from Akkermansiaceae bacterium. Encoded proteins:
- a CDS encoding alpha/beta hydrolase, which translates into the protein MKRLFLLLLAAALPLSAQDKPKWVLVKPALPEGITLHENVECSHPGDFSVLVNVYVPKKAGTYPAILLIHGGGWQKRQIEPDKPLAERLAERGYVVTQVAYRLSTDAKYPAAIHDCKAALRFMRANAAKYRLDPDRIGVMGGSAGGHLSALMGMTGDVKELEGSGGNPDQPTKLKACVVMAATMDLLEANKDKNSEGHVLFFGPISENRPLYAQASPIEHVSKDSPPTFFIEGEKDSLKIGRAAMQEKLRAAGVATDLITLKNAPHPFWMSQPWLDETAKVAADWFDKHL
- a CDS encoding SulP family inorganic anion transporter, yielding MFSNLFQKKRGTWKDDALAGLTTAFALVPGSIAFAFVAGVPPISGLYAAFLICLITAATGGRPGMISSAAGSLAVVMVALVAEGNRRGGDGAGFEYLLLAVVLMGVIQVIIGALKLGRLIRLVPHPVMMGFVNGLAIVVFLSQLKMFRERDGAVVGDWLQGMPLLVMGGLVVLTMAIVYVLPRFTKKVPSSLVAIIVVSLVAAFGISTQTVGDLSSVKGAFPTPHLPKVPWTWDTFAFVLPYAFILALVGLIETLMTLQLIDEITETRGKGNREALALGGANIVTGFFKGMGGCALVGESLINIGSGGRGRMSGVFAALALLIFILFASPLIDRIPIAALTGVMFVVVIATFEWSTFRTIGKVPLSDVLVIVAVTAITVWQDLAVAVISGVILSALVFAWKSAKHVHLSVMADSEGERIYRMEGLLYFGSVRDFAEKFKPSFDPQRVVLDFHDARVCDMSALEAIRSLASRYQTLGKTLEVRHLSPDCRRMLDGAGGLMTIAVAEDDPEYLVARINGKV
- a CDS encoding PQQ-dependent sugar dehydrogenase, with protein sequence MRAMLMILAASGTLAFGQKVEEIYGNYCSGCHGAKFEGGQGGSLVDGIWKHGGTDAEIFKSIAKGNPPLGMTPWEGTLTNEQIRSMVVYLREQERKAAVQGMEFPKPSPDTVTKTELQDYKIETVVASGLEIPWAIAFLPDGRKLVTERPGRLRILDKDGKLQPEPVKNTPEVIHHGQGGLMEVALHPDYEKNGWVYLGFADGTVEKVEGKKDQAKVITSVVRGRIKDGTWTDQEWIYRADPKFRSGSGVHFGTRFIFDKGYIYFVVGERGGMMEAQDVTRPNGKIFRLHDDGRVPEDNPFVKTKDAIPGIWSYGHRNPQGLAMDPRDGALYNTEHGPRGGDELNLVQPGKNYGWPVITYGMNYNGTPITGITEKEGMEQPVIYWVPSIAASGLDFYTGDKFPKWKNDLFAGGLAAQEVRRLRLENKKVVSQEIVLKGIGRVRDVAEGPDGFIYVLLNGPDSIVRMVPAN
- a CDS encoding FUSC family protein, with product MRIQDLRQSLAGFLERESMSPDLNRAIRATVAFMIPLIATSAGWIHMDPVHACIAANTIALVDVRGGYSLRLGLLLAISVILTLAVSLAVPGVSSLVIAMLGTAVIVALGGYWRHLSTDYGPGLAVSSSLLFFISLAPPLTDPGDATLNPVTATLAGALFGTLLQVILWPIHPQHPLRRTVAESWMALADLLEAMSPERGAGGEMITQREVELRATLNRTQATLHAAKHTSGGMLRQLELLNIAAVRLGFRIIAFKAAFRSLPDDGRTESLSQSMSPALDSLTNLVRSVALAVVSRQASQWNLFEVRMKRVGQLLAASRARLLSHIDDPASSRQLAHLVLKIEEQLPIVRDALGKTMDRTDSRAAFPMELQDLRTLALRPLAASLNFAGKPDPALVRHTFRAVMLALIGVVFFKFSGFPHGYWVPFTMLVVLQPDFGSTREKAFQRMSGTLAGGLIASSILWLHPPKPVVLAAIAITIALFGFFQKRRYGIAVIFITLMVVLLMESHQPVTLAFTLERMGSTLAGGILALVAALIFWPAWERSRFPRIMEKALRSNLSYLQLTVERLRDGGPHDEPLVEAIQAAESANTDAFSSLKRMIADPKNQQAGLQQAAALANGNQRITQALSVIVLHLDNQKTLHPEALDEFRELCTGGYQDLIKWEETGVLPSSVEARLERLGKFRLPEINPLHTDPARHREPWIFPQLARIVTELEAMLLIVRSGNEG